The Lactuca sativa cultivar Salinas chromosome 2, Lsat_Salinas_v11, whole genome shotgun sequence genome includes a window with the following:
- the LOC128132495 gene encoding uncharacterized protein LOC128132495, with product MAFAKFLTQIIKLKTHFPDYTIKRVRLDNASEFTSQAFNDYCMSVGIVVEHPIAHVHTQNGLVESLIKRLQLIARPLIMRTKLHLTFGQEPNISHLRIFECAVYVPIAPPKSTKMGRQRRLGIYVGFELVSIIRYLEPLTGDVFTTHLVDCQFDEENFPSLGGEKKITEKDVSWHEPSLSYIDTHTK from the exons ATGGCATTTGCAAAGTTTCTTActcaaattattaaattaaagacaCATTTCCCTGATTATACTATCAAGAGAGTGAGACTTGATAATGCTAGTGAATTTACTTCACAAGCATTTAATGACTATTGTATGTCTGTAGGAATTGTTGTTGAGCATCCAATTGCTCATGTACACACACAAAATGGTTTAGTTGAATCACTGATTAAACGTCTCCAACTAATAGCTAGACCATTGATAATGAGAACCAAACTTCAT CTTACTTTTGGTCAAGAGCCAAATATATCCCATTTGAGAATTTTTGAGTGTGCAGTATATGTCCCCATTGCACCACCAAAAAGTACAAAAATGGGTCGTCAAAGAAGGTTGGGAATATATGTTGGTTTTGAGTTAGTCTCTATTATAAGATATCTTGAACCTTTAACAGGTGATGTTTTTACAACACACCTAGTTGATTGCCAATTTGATGAGGAAAATTTCCCATCATTAGGGGGAGAAAAGAAGATTACAGAAAAGGATGTTTCATGGCATGAGCCTTCTTTATCATATATTGACACTCACACAAAATAA